The stretch of DNA CATTGTTGGTTCTCCACCAAAAAGATCAATTTCTATATTTCTTCTTGGACCACTTCTTTTTACTACGTAATCTATTGCTTTTTTAGCAGTTTCAAGAGACATAACACCTTTATTTCCATGGTATTCTCCTTCATCTGCAAAGCAATATTTACATCTTAAGTTGCATCCGTGAATTATATTTAAGCATACTGCTTTTATGTAATCCCTATCATCCATTGAACTATGAGCTATATCCTCATAATTATCTCTTGAGTAAAGAATATCCTCATCTATAAGTTCTATTATTTCATCATAAGCTTCTGAAATAACATCTTCTCCATACTTTTCTTTAAACTCAGCTATAAGATCTTCTTTATCTCTCATTTTATCTTCATCAACTAAGTCATATACTAATTCATCAACTATGTGAACAGCACCTGTATTTACATCTAAAACAAAGAAATTTTCTCCTTGTTTAAATTTATGAATCAAAGCCATTATAATTCCTCCACTAATAATAATTAAAATAAAATTAGCAGCAGCTTAATTGCTACTGCTTAAATATTAGTTTTCACATTCTAAGTTTGCAACTGTGCATGAAGTCTTACATGCTGATTGGCATGAGTTTGCACATTCTTTACATCCTGGTTTAGCTAAACTATTTTTGATGTTTGTTTTGTTGATTGTTTTTATATGTTTCATCTCAAACTACCTCCATAAAAAATCTACTTTGAATTATATCATATAAACAGCTTGTTTAACAGTAAAAATTTCCTAAATATTATATTATATTTTTAGATTTTGCGTATCTATTAAAATAAATTCTAATTATACCTGCTATTGGTATAGATAGAATCATTCCTATAGCACCAAAATAGCTTCCTCCAATTAGCACTACAATTAATATCCAAACAGGTACTAATCCTACTTTGTCTCCTACTATTTTAGGTTGAACAAAGTTTCCGTCTATTTGTTGATATAAAAGAAGTAAAATAGCTCCCGTTATTCCAAGACTTAAAGTATTAAATATTCCAAGTCCAAAAGCTAAAGCTGCTCCTATAACTGGTCCTATATAGGGTATTATATTTGTAAAACCTGCAACACATCCTATTAAAATAGCAAAAGGATGATTTATAATTAACATTAAAATTGTTGAAACTACTCCCACTATTACAGAATCTAAAATCTCAGCAACTAAAAATTTCCCTACAATTTCATCTATATCATTAAAGAAAATAGTTAAGAACCTTCCAACCTTTCCTGGCATTATTACGTCTCTAAATTTTCTAAAATTCCTAAAAAGAATCTCTTTATCTTTAAGAAAATAAAATGTAAGTATAATCGTTAATATTAAATCTAATAAAAAAGAACTAAGGCTAGTTATACTATTTGTAATAAAAGCTAACACTTCATTCCCAAATAAAAATAACTTATCTGTAAAGACTGTAGCTAATTCACCTGTAGTTTGTATATCTATATTATTTTTATTTAAACTTTCAACTATTCCTTCAATCCAAACTTTCATTTGAATTTGATATTCTGGTAACTTATTAAGTAATATTTTAATATTTTCAATTATTGGCGGTATTATAAAATTTATAACTAATGCTAAAGTAATAATTATAATTCCAAACATGATTATTATTCCTAGAATTCTAAAGGCTCTATAAAGTCCATCACTAACTTGTTTCTTAGTAATTTTGTTATATAACTTTGAAAATAAATTTTGAAAAAAGACTACAGGTCTAAATAATAGATATGAAATAAGAAATGCATAAAAAACAGGAGATATTATGTTAAAAAAGTTAAATATACTCTCCTTCATATTATTTATTAGATAACTTCCATTATCTATTATTTTATATCCTAAAAATAATACCAATATTGATATAATACCATATATCCCACATCTTATATATTTATTTTCTATCCTTAACTTTTCTAACATTTTTTCAAATCCTTTCTATATTATTTATACGATTATATACTAAAAAGCAAACAATTTAATGAACATATTGTTAATTTAAATTTAAGTTCTATTCATATTCACTAAAATAATCAATGTTATTCTCTCTACATACTTTACAAAATATACATAATATAATAATTTGTCCAAAATATCTTTTTATATTATAATAAATTTACTATATCTTTTAGGAGTGATTACATGAGATTTTTAAAAGATGCCTATGGAATTGATATTTTATCTATCTTCTTAATATTCTTAGGATCTATTTTTAACATATTCCATACAACTAGGATAGTTGGTTTTATCTTTGTACTATTAGCAATTTTTAGATGTTTTTCTAAGAATAGATATAAAAGACGAACTGAACTTGATAATTTTATTTTTTACTTAAATAAAGTTTTAAACAGATTTGGAAAGTCTATACCTAAATCAATCCCTGTAATTGATTTTAACGCTCTATACCTTTTAATTAATATATACAAACAACAAAGAAATCAAAATAAGGGATATAAAATAGTAAAATGTCCAAAGTGCAAACAAAAATTAAGATTACCTAAAGGTAAAGGAAATATTCTTGTAACTTGTACTAAATGTAAAAATAAATTTGATTTAAGAACTTAAAATAAAATTATAAAAAGTTAGCTATATAGCTAACTTTTTATAATTGAATTACTCTATCACTTATTGCGTTTACATCTTCAATATCATGAGTTACAAAAATACAAGTAGTTTTCGATTTTTTTATAATGCTTTTAAGTTCTTCTCTTATCTTTCCCCTTAGGTGACTATCTAAATTACTAAAAGGTTCATCCATTAAAAGCACTAATGGTTTTGGGGCTAAGGCTCTAGCTAATGCTACCCTCTGTTGTTGTCCGCCCGATAATTCATATGGATATCTTTTCTCATACCCTTGTAAATTTACAAGCTTTATCATATTTAATACTATATCCTTTTGCTCTTCCTTTGAAAATTTATTTAATCCAAACTTAATATTTTCATATATATTTAAATGTGGAAATAATGCATAATCTTGAAATACCATTCCAACTGATCTATTTTCTGGTTGTATAAACTTTTCTTCATTTACTACTACTTTATTTTCAATTTCTATTTCTCCTAATATAGGTTCTTCAAGACCTGCAATTAATCTTAGAATAGTACTTTTCCCACATCCACTTGGCCCTAAAATAGCAACAATTTCTCCGTTATCTATATTCATAGAGAAATTATCTATAACCATATCTTTAGAGTTATCATATTTAAAACTTAAATTTTTAACTTTAACTTGCAATTTTTTTCCTCCTCTTCTTACCCATCATATTAAAAATACATATTGATACAATACTAATTGCTATTATTATTAATGATGGTATTGCTGCTTCATATAATCTTTCATCATTTGCAAACTCATATGCCTTAGTTGCTAAAGTATCAAAATTAAAAGGTCTAAGAGTCATAGTAAGAGGTAGTTCTTTTATTATATCAATAAATGTTAAAATTCCTCCGCTTATTATTGCACCTTTTATCATATTAAAGTCTACTTTTATAAAAGTTTTAGTAATTCCGTAACCAAGTAACCTTGAGGCCTCAAAATATTTAAATCCTACCTTTTCAAAACCTGCTTGTATATTATTAAATCCTACAGCTAAAAATCTAATTACATATGCAAATATTAACATTGCAAGTGAACTACTTAAAATTAAAGTTTTATTTGATATTCCTATACTTTCATAAACATTCGATAAACTTCTATCTATTGATATGAAAAATACTATTACCGAAATTGCTATTATAGCCCCTGGAATTGAATACCCAATTGTTGCAACCTTAGCAAATATTTTAGATAACTTTGATTTATTTATTCTACAAAAGTTTCCTATGATAATTGATAAAAACATTATTATAGAAGTTGATATTATTGCAACTAACATTGTGTTTTTTAGTAATTCTAAAAAATTATGATTTAATACGTTTTTATAACTTATAGTTGCCCAACTTATCAGTTGAATAACTGGTATTAAAAATGATATGGAAAATACTATAAAACATATAGAGAATGCAACTATCCCTTTTATCCCTTTTAGCTTATACCTTTTTATTGGTCTTATTTTACTATTTGAAAAGGAGTACTTTCTTCTTCCTCTTAATATGGTTTCCGAAGTTAATAATACTAAAACAAATATAATTAATATTCCGCTTAATCTAACTGCTGTATTAATATCTCCCATTCCATACCAAGTTTTAAATATTGCTGTTGAAAATGTACTAACTCCATAATAATTAACAACTCCATAATCACTAAGAACTTCTAATATAACTAAACTTACTCCTGCTATTATTGAAGGTCTTGAAATCGGTAATATAACCTTGATAAATATAGATATAGAATCATGACCTAGTATTTTAGCATTTTCTATAAGCGCTGAACTTTGATTTTCTAAAAATGCTTTAGTTGATATATAAACATATGGAAAAAGAAAAAATGTAAAAATAAATACAGCACCTTCTATAGACATTATGTCAAAATATCTTGGATCTAAATTTGAAGAAAATATATTTCTTAAAGTTTTTTGTATAATACCTGTATAGCTAAATATTCCCGCATATGTATAGGCAGCTATATATCCAGGTATAGCCATAGGCAAAATTAAAGCCAAACTAAAAAATTTCCTAAATGGAAATTCATACATACTTACTAGCCATGCTAAAACAACTCCAATTATAAGTGTAAATATAGCTGTAAAAAATGCTATTTTTAATGAATTTAATGTATAATCTTTAAGTAAAAATTCTTTGACATGATACCAATTTTCATTAGGCTCTTTAAATATATTAAATAAAACATCAAGGGTAGGTGCAAGAATAAGCACTACCCCTAATGTACTTAAAAGAGCCCAAATATTAAAATCCTTTTTAAATTCTCTTTTAAGCTTTTTTATATTCATTATTATTTCCATCCAACTCTATTCATTATTTCAACTGCTTTAGCATTATATTCACCAAGTACTGATAAATTTATATCTTGAGGCTTAAATTCTCCCCATGATTTCAATAATTCTGCAGCTTCAACATTAGGATTAGCTGGGTACTCAAAATTAGTTTCTGCAAATTGCTTTTGAGCTTTTTCTGATGTTAAGAATTCCATAAATTTAATTGCATTTTCTTTGTTTTTACTATATTTAGTTAATCCTATTGCACTAACATTTACATGAGTTCCTGTTGTATCTTGGTTTGGGAAAAATACACCTACATTTTCTCCTACTTTAACTTCTTCTGGATCTTTTGAATTTATTAGTTTACCTACATAATAAGTATTCATTATAGCAACATCACCTTCTCCAGCTACTATTGCTTTAGCTTGGTCTCTATCATTTCCCTTTGGATCTCTTGCAAAATTTAAAACTAATTCCTTAGCCCATTTTTCGGTAGCCTCTTCACCATTAATTGCGATCATTGATGCAACTAATGATTGATTATATATATTACTTGATGATCTAGTTAATACTTTTCCTTTCCAATTTGGTTCTGTCAAAGCTTCATATGTAGATAAATCTTCAGGTTTTACTCTATCTTTAGCATATACTAAAACTCTAGCTCTTACAGCTAAACCAAACCACTCATTATCTTTATCTCTTAAATTTTTTGGAATATTTTTATCTATAATGCTTGAATTAACTTCTTGAAGAAGATTTTTTTCCTTAGCTGCGTATAATCTCCCTGCATCTGCTGTTATAAACAAATCTGATTCTGTATCAGCTCCTTCTCTTTCTAGTCTTTCTAAAAGAGCATCTGGATCACCTTTTACAACATTAATTTTAATTCCTGTTTCCTTAGTAAACTCTTCATATAAAGCATCATCAGTATCATAATGTCTGCTTGTATATAAGTTTAAAACTTTATTTTCTTCCCCTTTACCTTCTCCAGCTTTTGTACATCCTGAAAATACTCCTAAAGACATAACTCCAATCATAAGTGTAATTAATAACTTTTTCTTCATTGGCTCCTCCTAAACTTATTATCTATTGATAATAATAATCATTATTTGTTAATAATATATCATTTTTTCTTTTTGTTGTCAATATCTATTAATAATAATTTTCATTTAAAATTAATTAAATACAACAAAAAACGTCTTAAAATCAACTAGATTTTAAGACGTTTTTTTATATTCTATAAACTTGAAGCTTTTAACTCTTCACTATTATTTAATTTTCCTTTAGGCAATGCTGTATAAGTTAATACTATAGCACTTATTATTAAAATAAATCCAAATAAGTACATAAAAGTATATCCAAGCTTTTCTTGTATTAAGCTATAAATATATGGATATATGAAATTAGCTCCTCCACTACTTAAAACTGATAATATTGCAAAAGCACTTGGAATTATTCTATCATCTAACACTTCTCTTAAATATTTAAATATAAATGTTAAATATAATCCATACATAATACCATGTAATTGATCACCTAAAACTATAAGCGGAAGTATTCCAGTTGAGAATAATAGTATTTTAATTGATGCTATTGAGAAAGCTATCATTATACATTTTTTACTATTTGCTTTAGATAAATATTTTGAAACAAGCATAAATGATATAAACTCAATAAATACTCTAAACCCTATAGATCCACTATATATTTTATTGGCTAAACTTACATCCTTAGTAATATCAACTAAATATGATGAATATGCAAAATCTACACCTGCATAACTACCAATACTTAGAAATACTATTATAGATAAAAGTACTACTGTTTTATTTTTTATTAAATCTTTAAATCCAACTTTTGATAATTGTTCAACTTTTATCTCTGTATTTTCAAACTTAAATATTATTACTAACGCTATTAAAATTATCATGGATAAAGCTAATATATGTAGGATTCTATAACCAAACTTGGCTATAATACCTCCCCCTAATAAAACTATACATCCATATCCAATAGAGCCCCATTTTCTAATATCAGAAAACTCAAATCCTTTTTTTACACATAAGTCTTCTATATATATTTCAAAAATACCTGCCACTGGTGCAAGAACTCCTCCATATATAGGTGCAAATATAATAGCCCAATCTTTATTTATAAAAATCAATCCTATTATTGCTAAAAATACAAAAGCTAAATATATAAGAATGAATCTATTTCTATTTTTAACCTTTGAAAATTGATTTGATAAAACCGGTTGCGCAATTAATGTAAATAATGCCCCTATTGAAACTACAGTTCCAACTTCAGCTAATGATAATCCAACATGTTGATTTAAATATGGAAAATAAAATGTAGTTAATACACTAAATACCCCAAAAACAACATAAGTTGTTAAATTAAAATATTTTTTCAAAGCTTTTTCCCCCTCGTTTTTGTGAATACGTTATTTCATATTCTCGAGTAATTTTACCACCCTGTAATATTAAAGTAAATAACTAAATATCCCAGCTAATTAAAATATCTATTTTTTATTATTTTTTCTCCAATATTATAAGCATTTTTTAGATGTTCCTCTTCTTGTTTATCCTTAGGAATACCTATAATTTCATTACCTTTAATTACTGTTGCATCTCTATTTGTATTTACAAGGATTCTTCCCATAACTTTTTCTTTATAATAAGAATCTTCTATCCCTAATAAATATAATAAAGTTGGTGCTATATCTACATGACCTCCATGCACTTCTAAGGTTCTACCTTTAATATTTTGTCCATTACTATCTTTTCCATAAATGATTAAAGGAATTTTCTTTTCATAATTTCTCCACCAATCACCTTCTAAAGGTAAATCTTGAATTTTATCATTATAATATTTATGAACTCCACTATGATCTCCATAAATAACTACTACCGTATTTTCCATCAATCCACTTTCCTCTAAAAGAGAAATAAACATACCTATTTGCTTATCAGTATAATTTATACTTTGAAAATATCCCCCAAGATAATTTTCATCTAACCATTCAGGTAATTTTAAGCTTCTATATTTATCTTGAATATCAAAAGGCCCATGACTTGTTAATGTACTAATAACTCCATAAAATGGTTGTGGTATCTTAGTTAGTTTTTCATGGAATTGAGTTAATGTTGTTCTATCTGATAATCCAAAACCAGCATACTCGTCCTTTTTATATTCTCTAATGTCCCATATCTCCTTAACCCCTAATCCATTACTATGAAGTTCTCCAAATCCCCAATCAGATCCTTTTTCTATATGTGTAGAAACAGTATGATATCCATTTTCTCCCAATACATAAGGAAAAGAATTGTATTTTGTTTCTGGATTAGTAAGGGCCGTTATAGATTCTCCTAATGTAAAAACAGAACCATTAACTAAGACATCACAATCTATACTATTTGCACCATTGTTTTGCTCGTAAATATTGTTGAAATAAAGAGAATTTTCTATAAGTTTATTTAAATTAGGTGTTATAGTTTGTCCAAATACTTCTCTTCCAACAACAAAATTTTCTAGAGATTCTATTTGTAAGAAAACCACATTCTTATCTTTGAACATAGCTTTATATTGATTATCTGGTAAATTTTCATTATTATACTTTAACCAATTATCTATATCTTTAATAGCAGCTTCATCCTTAGGTATAGTTAGCTTTTTATAAGTATCTGAAGCTTCATAAATATGAAAACCAATAGGTCCAAGGTTATTCATATTTATATATTGAGCCCACTCAACCTTAAAAAATTCTATTTTCCCCTCTGAAATATCTTTAATATCAAAGCTTATATGAAGTCCTAATATTACTATAAAAGATGCTATTAAAGCTATAGCTCCTTTTAAAAAGCTCCTTTTAGCTACTACTTTTATTTTTTTATATTTATAATCAAATAACATAAATACTATATCTATTAAAAATAGTATATCTATTATAGCAAACTGTATAATGCTTTTATTAAATGGATTTATTAAATCTTTAAAAAATATTAACTTAAAGCCTAAAAAACCATTTGTAGCTCTAAAATACCAAAGATCAAAAATTAATAATAAACTTATTATTAAATTTAAAGAAATATTATATAATCTTTGTGATTTTTCTTTTAAAAAATATCCTGGAGCTATTAATATCATTATAAAAGCACTATAAAAAAGCAAATGAAAAACATCTAGGTTTACAGCTACTCCCGATATTGCTACTAAACCTAGGAATAATATATTTTTAAATAATAAAAATATAAATGTTAAAAGAACTATACTACGTCCTTTTGCTAAAATGTCTTTTAAAAATTTCATATTTTACTACCCCTTTGTGTTTTTTATCATAGGTCATGTACTTAAAAATTATATCATAAAAATACTTTTTTTATTACCTTCAAAAATTATATTTTCTATTTATATTAAACTTTTTAATGATATAATAATTGATATGTTTAACTTTAGGAGTGATATTATGTCTTATATTGTATTTGATTTAGAATTTAATCAGTGTTACAGTCCTACCGATGAAATTAAAATAGAGTCTAATCCAGTATGCCCTTTTGAAATAATTCAAATAGGAGCTGTTAAATTAAATAATACTATGCATAATATATCTTCATTTGATAAATTAGTAAAACCTACTCTTTATCCTAATATTCACCCATTTGTTAGTGAACTTACAGGTATTAAAGATGAAGATTTATTAAATGAAAGTATTTTTACTAATGTTATTGAAAACTTTTTTAATTTTATTGATTCTAAAAATAGTATTTTTGTAGTTTGGGGAACTACAGATATTAAAGAAATTATTCGAAATATGAAGTTTCATGAAATAAATATAGATTTATTTCAAATAAAATATATAGATTTACAAAAAGTTGTTTCTAAAAAACTTAACTGCCCAAAAGGAATTAAAATAGGTCTTAGTAAAGCTCTTGAAGTCTTTGATATAGAATTAAATAAAGAATTGCATAATGCTTTTAATGATGCCTATTATACAGCTGAAGTTTTCAAAAAAATTAATACTTCTAATAATATAAAGTACTCAATATATAAATCAAAAATAACTAACAGAATAGCTACTAATGATAAATCAGAACTTGATTCTAATAAGCTATTTGCTCAATTCGAAAAAATGTATAATAAACAATTAACTTTACAAGAAAAAGAAATGATTAAACTTGCATATATTATGGGAAAAACTAATCAATTTCAAGTTAAAAATAATAAGAGTAAACAATAATAATATTATTTACTCTATCTTTATATATTTTAATACAGCTATTTTTTCATTAAATATTTAATAAAATTTTCTAAAATCTTAGCAGTAATTCCCCATATAACATATTCATTATATATATAAAATAATGATGGATAATTTCCATTTTTAAACTTATATTTTTCCCATTGTTTATTAAGTGAAATGGGAAATTAGGATTTCTATTTACTGTTATCTCATTATCAAATATTAAAGGCTTGTTGTTTATCAAAAAATTTATTGGTACAGAAAATAAGTGATCTACTTCTGACTTATTTATTTTTATTTTATCTATATTTTTTACATAACAAAGAAAAGGATGAATAATTAATCCATAATGTGTTACAAAAATATCTAAAGGCGCTACTATTTCAAAATCATTTTTTTCTAAACCAATTTCTTCAAATATCTCTCTTATAACTGCATTCTTAGGTGTTTCATTTTTTTCTATTTTTCCTCCGGGAAAAGATATATCTCCAGGTTGTTCTTTCATATTTTTTGCTCTTACTTGAAAAATTATTTTTTCTGTTTCATCTTCTTCTATTATCATTATTGCTACAGCGGCTTTTCGCATTTCTTCCCATCCGTTTATATAAGGGGTAAAGTCTTTAAATTTTTTTCTTATTTCTTTTATCATTGCTCCTCCTTTCTTTTACTTAATTATACTCGATTTTGTTATTATTTTTTCAAATTAGTTTGTACTTTAATAATTTATTTTTTATTTATACTCATTTACGAGTATATTATATAAGTGTATAAATCAAACTGACAACTTTATTTTATTCTACAACTTGCCAAATTTGTATTTAATATGTAAAATATACTTATAAAATTATTTTAAGGGGTCAATTTATGCG from Clostridium chauvoei encodes:
- the scfA gene encoding six-cysteine ranthipeptide SCIFF; its protein translation is MKHIKTINKTNIKNSLAKPGCKECANSCQSACKTSCTVANLECEN
- a CDS encoding MFS transporter, with product MKKYFNLTTYVVFGVFSVLTTFYFPYLNQHVGLSLAEVGTVVSIGALFTLIAQPVLSNQFSKVKNRNRFILIYLAFVFLAIIGLIFINKDWAIIFAPIYGGVLAPVAGIFEIYIEDLCVKKGFEFSDIRKWGSIGYGCIVLLGGGIIAKFGYRILHILALSMIILIALVIIFKFENTEIKVEQLSKVGFKDLIKNKTVVLLSIIVFLSIGSYAGVDFAYSSYLVDITKDVSLANKIYSGSIGFRVFIEFISFMLVSKYLSKANSKKCIMIAFSIASIKILLFSTGILPLIVLGDQLHGIMYGLYLTFIFKYLREVLDDRIIPSAFAILSVLSSGGANFIYPYIYSLIQEKLGYTFMYLFGFILIISAIVLTYTALPKGKLNNSEELKASSL
- a CDS encoding ABC transporter ATP-binding protein yields the protein MQVKVKNLSFKYDNSKDMVIDNFSMNIDNGEIVAILGPSGCGKSTILRLIAGLEEPILGEIEIENKVVVNEEKFIQPENRSVGMVFQDYALFPHLNIYENIKFGLNKFSKEEQKDIVLNMIKLVNLQGYEKRYPYELSGGQQQRVALARALAPKPLVLLMDEPFSNLDSHLRGKIREELKSIIKKSKTTCIFVTHDIEDVNAISDRVIQL
- a CDS encoding LTA synthase family protein is translated as MKFLKDILAKGRSIVLLTFIFLLFKNILFLGLVAISGVAVNLDVFHLLFYSAFIMILIAPGYFLKEKSQRLYNISLNLIISLLLIFDLWYFRATNGFLGFKLIFFKDLINPFNKSIIQFAIIDILFLIDIVFMLFDYKYKKIKVVAKRSFLKGAIALIASFIVILGLHISFDIKDISEGKIEFFKVEWAQYINMNNLGPIGFHIYEASDTYKKLTIPKDEAAIKDIDNWLKYNNENLPDNQYKAMFKDKNVVFLQIESLENFVVGREVFGQTITPNLNKLIENSLYFNNIYEQNNGANSIDCDVLVNGSVFTLGESITALTNPETKYNSFPYVLGENGYHTVSTHIEKGSDWGFGELHSNGLGVKEIWDIREYKKDEYAGFGLSDRTTLTQFHEKLTKIPQPFYGVISTLTSHGPFDIQDKYRSLKLPEWLDENYLGGYFQSINYTDKQIGMFISLLEESGLMENTVVVIYGDHSGVHKYYNDKIQDLPLEGDWWRNYEKKIPLIIYGKDSNGQNIKGRTLEVHGGHVDIAPTLLYLLGIEDSYYKEKVMGRILVNTNRDATVIKGNEIIGIPKDKQEEEHLKNAYNIGEKIIKNRYFN
- a CDS encoding ABC transporter permease, coding for MNIKKLKREFKKDFNIWALLSTLGVVLILAPTLDVLFNIFKEPNENWYHVKEFLLKDYTLNSLKIAFFTAIFTLIIGVVLAWLVSMYEFPFRKFFSLALILPMAIPGYIAAYTYAGIFSYTGIIQKTLRNIFSSNLDPRYFDIMSIEGAVFIFTFFLFPYVYISTKAFLENQSSALIENAKILGHDSISIFIKVILPISRPSIIAGVSLVILEVLSDYGVVNYYGVSTFSTAIFKTWYGMGDINTAVRLSGILIIFVLVLLTSETILRGRRKYSFSNSKIRPIKRYKLKGIKGIVAFSICFIVFSISFLIPVIQLISWATISYKNVLNHNFLELLKNTMLVAIISTSIIMFLSIIIGNFCRINKSKLSKIFAKVATIGYSIPGAIIAISVIVFFISIDRSLSNVYESIGISNKTLILSSSLAMLIFAYVIRFLAVGFNNIQAGFEKVGFKYFEASRLLGYGITKTFIKVDFNMIKGAIISGGILTFIDIIKELPLTMTLRPFNFDTLATKAYEFANDERLYEAAIPSLIIIAISIVSICIFNMMGKKRRKKIAS
- a CDS encoding CoA pyrophosphatase, which encodes MIKEIRKKFKDFTPYINGWEEMRKAAVAIMIIEEDETEKIIFQVRAKNMKEQPGDISFPGGKIEKNETPKNAVIREIFEEIGLEKNDFEIVAPLDIFVTHYGLIIHPFLCYVKNIDKIKINKSEVDHLFSVPINFLINNKPLIFDNEITVNRNPNFPFHLINNGKNISLKMEIIHHYFIYIMNMLYGELLLRF
- a CDS encoding Fe(3+) ABC transporter substrate-binding protein; this encodes MKKKLLITLMIGVMSLGVFSGCTKAGEGKGEENKVLNLYTSRHYDTDDALYEEFTKETGIKINVVKGDPDALLERLEREGADTESDLFITADAGRLYAAKEKNLLQEVNSSIIDKNIPKNLRDKDNEWFGLAVRARVLVYAKDRVKPEDLSTYEALTEPNWKGKVLTRSSSNIYNQSLVASMIAINGEEATEKWAKELVLNFARDPKGNDRDQAKAIVAGEGDVAIMNTYYVGKLINSKDPEEVKVGENVGVFFPNQDTTGTHVNVSAIGLTKYSKNKENAIKFMEFLTSEKAQKQFAETNFEYPANPNVEAAELLKSWGEFKPQDINLSVLGEYNAKAVEIMNRVGWK
- a CDS encoding AI-2E family transporter; this translates as MLEKLRIENKYIRCGIYGIISILVLFLGYKIIDNGSYLINNMKESIFNFFNIISPVFYAFLISYLLFRPVVFFQNLFSKLYNKITKKQVSDGLYRAFRILGIIIMFGIIIITLALVINFIIPPIIENIKILLNKLPEYQIQMKVWIEGIVESLNKNNIDIQTTGELATVFTDKLFLFGNEVLAFITNSITSLSSFLLDLILTIILTFYFLKDKEILFRNFRKFRDVIMPGKVGRFLTIFFNDIDEIVGKFLVAEILDSVIVGVVSTILMLIINHPFAILIGCVAGFTNIIPYIGPVIGAALAFGLGIFNTLSLGITGAILLLLYQQIDGNFVQPKIVGDKVGLVPVWILIVVLIGGSYFGAIGMILSIPIAGIIRIYFNRYAKSKNII
- a CDS encoding 3'-5' exonuclease, yielding MSYIVFDLEFNQCYSPTDEIKIESNPVCPFEIIQIGAVKLNNTMHNISSFDKLVKPTLYPNIHPFVSELTGIKDEDLLNESIFTNVIENFFNFIDSKNSIFVVWGTTDIKEIIRNMKFHEINIDLFQIKYIDLQKVVSKKLNCPKGIKIGLSKALEVFDIELNKELHNAFNDAYYTAEVFKKINTSNNIKYSIYKSKITNRIATNDKSELDSNKLFAQFEKMYNKQLTLQEKEMIKLAYIMGKTNQFQVKNNKSKQ